In Rhipicephalus microplus isolate Deutch F79 chromosome 7, USDA_Rmic, whole genome shotgun sequence, one genomic interval encodes:
- the LOC119179773 gene encoding uncharacterized protein LOC119179773 isoform X2, whose product MFLCTCAHADMMPQTQRGGEASCAVGKLAASQNAWPRRKIIFLTGPALRCAVLCIRPQLSSLCRP is encoded by the exons ATGTTCCTGTGCACTTGTGCACACGCTGACATGATGCCCCAGACACAAAGAGGTGGTGAAGCGAGTTGCGCCGTTGGAAAGTTGGCCGCCTCTCAG AATGCCTGGCCGCGCCGTAAGATCATCTTCCTTACCGGTCCCGCCCTACGATGTGCTGTCCTCTGCATTCGA CCTCAACTGTCTTCACTGTGTCGTCCCTGA